A genomic stretch from Gorilla gorilla gorilla isolate KB3781 chromosome 20, NHGRI_mGorGor1-v2.1_pri, whole genome shotgun sequence includes:
- the MAMSTR gene encoding MEF2-activating motif and SAP domain-containing transcriptional regulator encodes MTLAASSQRSQIIRSKFRSVLQLRIHRRNQEQISDPDPWISASDPPLAPALPSGTAPFLFSPGVLHPEPEYCPPWRSPKKESPKISQRWRESKPRGNLTYHQYMPPEPRQGSRADPQAEGSALGPPGPSLWEGTDSQQPHPRMKPSPLTPCPPGVPSPSPPPHKLELQTLKLEELTVSELRQQLRLRGLPVSGTKSMLLERMRGGAPPRERPKPRREDSPAGAPWPRLKPKALAAARRQGSVKPSAASHRPPLPRAADTPGTAPAPTPTPAPAAAPALTPSSAPGSAALTLEEELQEAIRRAQLLPNRGIDDILEDQVEPDDPLPPIPLDFPGSFDVLSPSPDSEGLSSVFSSSLPSPTNSSSPSPRDPTDSLDWLEALSGGPPLGSGPPPPSIFSADLSDSSSSRLWDLLEDPW; translated from the exons TCCTCCAGCTTCGGATCCACAGACGGAATCAGGAGCAGA TCTCGGATCCGGACCCGTGGATCTCAGCCTCAGACCCTCCTCTGGCCCCGGCCTTGCCCTCGGGCACGGCCCCTTTCCTCTTCAGCCCTGGGGTCCTGCACCCCGAGCCAGAATATTGTCCTCCTTGGAGGTCCCCAAAGAAG GAGTCTCCCAAGATCTCCCAACGTTGGAGGGAGTCCAAGCCCAGGGGGAACTTGACATACCACCAGTACATGCCCCCAGAGCCGAGACAGGGATCCAGGGCAGACCCCCAAGCCGAGGGGTCCGCCCTGGGTCCTCCCGGGCCATCTCTGTGGGAAGGGACAGACTCGCAGCAGCCACATCCTAG GATGAAGCCCTCTCCCCTCACTCCCTGCCCACCAGGAGTCCCTAGCCCCTCGCCCCCCCCACACAAGTTGGAACTTCAGACCCTTAAACTGGAGGAGCTGACG gTCTCAGAGCTCCGGCAGCAGCTGCGCCTGCGGGGCCTCCCAGTGTCGGGGACCAAGTCTATGCTCCTGGAGCGCATGCGCGGCGGCGCGCCGCCCCGCGAGCGGCCGAAGCCGCGGCGCGAGGACAGTCCCGCGGGTGCTCCCTGGCCGCGCCTCAAGCCCAAGGCCCTGGCAGCCGCCCGGCGTCAGGGCTCG GTCAAGCCCAGCGCAGCATCTCACAGGCCACCTCTTCCACGTGCCGCGGATACCCCGGGGACGGCTCCGGCTCCAACTCCCACTCCGGCTCCTGCTGCAGCTCCAGCCCTGACCCCTTCCTCAGCGCCGGGCTCAGCGGCTCTGACTCTGGAGGAGGAGCTGCAGGAAGCGATCCGGAGGGCGCAG TTGCTTCCTAACCGGGGCATCGATGACATCCTGGAGGATCAGGTGGAGCCTGATG ACCCCCTGCCCCCTATTCCCCTGGACTTCCCTGGCTCCTTCGACGTGCTGTCCCCCTCCCCGGACTCTGAAGGCCTCTCATCTGTTTTCTCCTCTTCACTCCCGTCTCCCACGaactcctcctccccttctcccaggGACCCCACGGACTCCCTGGACTGGCTGGAGGCCCTGAGTGGGGGTCCTCCTCTGGGTTCtggtcccccaccccccagcatcTTCTCCGCTGACTTATCTGACTCCAGCAGCAGCCGGCTGTGGGACCTGCTGGAGGATCCATGGTGA